One window from the genome of Treponema sp. OMZ 838 encodes:
- a CDS encoding 2-hydroxycarboxylate transporter family protein, translated as MSEKKSLEFFGMPWYVALVTVAVILVAAYTGGLSKDLLGSFALMFAIGLVFYEIGERIPLWNTYIGGGIVLAFIGTAVLVYFNLIPEAYLKSMNTVMDDQDFLSFFIAVLITGSILSLERNILLKSFAGYIPAILGGLIGAAVLGVLGGLLFGVSPSLTILKYVLPIMGGGNGGGAVPLSQIYEQVTGQPKAEYYAFAIAVLTIANIFAIITAAVLGKIGEKKPSWTGDGTVLMRKHKEIKSESGKTSATLAQVGGGLILSGGFYALGRLFGKVLLPKIFGVAIHPFAYMILFVALVSALGIIPEGLRTGAKKLQSFFTGTLILIIMVGVGADTSLKELLDAITFGNVVIAFLIVVGAILGSAVTGHLVGFYPIDSAITAGLCMANRGGSGDLAVLGASKRMGLMAYAQLSSRLGGGIVLVIGSILFSLLW; from the coding sequence ATGAGCGAAAAAAAATCATTGGAATTTTTCGGTATGCCGTGGTATGTTGCGCTTGTAACGGTTGCCGTTATTTTGGTCGCTGCCTATACCGGTGGTCTGTCGAAAGATTTACTCGGTTCATTCGCGTTAATGTTCGCAATCGGTCTGGTATTCTATGAAATAGGCGAACGCATTCCGCTCTGGAATACCTATATCGGCGGTGGCATTGTGCTTGCCTTTATCGGTACAGCGGTGCTGGTCTATTTTAACCTTATACCGGAAGCATATCTTAAATCCATGAATACTGTTATGGATGATCAGGATTTCCTCTCATTCTTTATTGCCGTGCTGATCACCGGCTCTATTTTAAGTTTGGAACGGAATATTCTGCTCAAATCTTTTGCGGGCTATATCCCGGCGATATTGGGTGGGCTTATCGGAGCCGCCGTCCTCGGGGTTCTGGGGGGGCTGCTTTTTGGTGTTTCACCTTCACTGACAATATTGAAGTATGTATTGCCGATTATGGGTGGCGGTAACGGCGGCGGTGCAGTTCCGTTAAGCCAGATTTACGAGCAAGTAACCGGACAACCCAAGGCAGAATACTATGCCTTTGCTATTGCCGTACTGACGATTGCCAATATATTTGCCATTATAACCGCCGCAGTACTCGGTAAAATCGGAGAGAAAAAGCCGTCATGGACAGGCGACGGCACCGTATTGATGCGCAAACACAAGGAAATTAAGTCTGAAAGCGGGAAGACCTCTGCAACGCTTGCACAGGTCGGCGGCGGTCTTATTTTATCGGGAGGCTTTTATGCGCTTGGACGGTTATTCGGAAAAGTACTATTGCCGAAAATCTTCGGTGTTGCTATTCACCCCTTTGCATACATGATTTTGTTCGTCGCATTGGTGAGTGCATTAGGCATCATCCCGGAAGGACTGCGCACCGGTGCAAAAAAACTGCAAAGCTTTTTTACCGGTACCCTCATTTTGATTATTATGGTAGGGGTCGGTGCTGATACCAGCTTGAAAGAATTGCTGGATGCAATCACCTTTGGGAATGTCGTTATCGCCTTTTTAATTGTTGTCGGCGCTATTCTCGGTTCCGCAGTAACGGGCCATCTGGTCGGCTTCTATCCGATTGATTCTGCCATTACCGCAGGGCTTTGTATGGCGAACCGCGGCGGTTCGGGCGACTTGGCGGTACTCGGCGCCTCAAAGCGAATGGGCTTAATGGCCTATGCGCAGCTTTCATCCCGTCTCGGCGGCGGTATCGTGCTGGTTATCGGCAGTATTCTGTTCTCGCTTCTATGGTAA
- a CDS encoding triphosphoribosyl-dephospho-CoA synthase: MSLVNKGDTAEGAAADRGEKADRVCKELAALAVKALLDEAALFPKPGLVDPVSQGAHSDMDFTTLVRSAAALQQGFYECARIGYTSAASAQPIAAAIRKRLRTAGIALEKAMFAETHGVNTHKGAIFIFAYLLGAAGLLSGATQLGGIRSVVELTETLCAQVRVLAAGLCSEDMAGVSAKRTLTHGEQVFLQYGCKGIRGEAEAGLPLVQRNVAYLAGLTHLTQRDAYLYTLLHIIAENEDTNVLFRAGSAALRDLQIRCASIVASGVTGAALYAAVESLDAYCIERHISPGGSADIFAAVLFCRGLAGA; encoded by the coding sequence TTGAGTTTAGTAAATAAGGGTGATACTGCGGAAGGTGCAGCGGCCGATAGGGGTGAGAAGGCTGATAGAGTTTGCAAAGAACTTGCCGCCCTTGCGGTGAAGGCGCTGTTGGATGAAGCGGCGCTGTTTCCGAAGCCCGGTTTGGTCGATCCCGTTTCGCAAGGTGCGCATTCGGATATGGACTTTACCACCCTTGTCAGAAGCGCCGCGGCGTTGCAGCAGGGGTTTTACGAATGCGCGCGTATCGGCTATACGTCCGCCGCTTCGGCTCAACCGATAGCCGCTGCGATACGGAAACGGCTTCGGACGGCGGGGATCGCGCTTGAAAAAGCAATGTTTGCTGAAACGCATGGCGTCAATACGCATAAAGGAGCCATCTTTATTTTTGCATATCTTTTAGGAGCGGCGGGTTTGCTGTCGGGTGCTACACAGCTTGGCGGTATCCGCAGCGTAGTGGAACTGACGGAAACGTTGTGCGCTCAGGTGCGGGTTCTTGCAGCCGGTTTATGCAGCGAGGATATGGCCGGGGTGAGCGCAAAGCGGACACTGACGCACGGCGAGCAGGTTTTTTTGCAGTACGGCTGCAAAGGAATCCGCGGTGAGGCGGAAGCGGGGCTGCCATTGGTACAACGGAACGTAGCGTACCTTGCCGGACTTACCCATCTGACGCAGCGGGATGCGTATCTCTACACGCTGCTCCATATCATTGCGGAAAACGAGGATACCAACGTGCTGTTTCGGGCAGGTTCTGCCGCATTGCGCGATCTGCAGATCCGCTGCGCTTCTATCGTTGCATCAGGCGTTACCGGAGCTGCGCTCTACGCTGCGGTTGAATCCCTTGACGCCTACTGCATCGAGCGGCATATCAGTCCGGGAGGTTCGGCTGATATTTTTGCCGCAGTGCTATTCTGCAGGGGTCTTGCCGGCGCATGA